From a region of the Janthinobacterium sp. 61 genome:
- the flgM gene encoding flagellar biosynthesis anti-sigma factor FlgM produces the protein MKITDNTIKSNPGLPVAPPSTSGARNAEKAQATPTTSDNVRLSPQGQALAASATAGSGAVFDTKKVERIKLAIADGQFQVNSEKVADGLLDTVKDLLHSRNR, from the coding sequence GTGAAAATTACCGATAACACCATTAAAAGCAATCCCGGCCTGCCGGTGGCGCCCCCGAGCACCTCCGGCGCCCGGAATGCCGAGAAAGCCCAGGCAACACCGACGACGTCGGACAATGTACGCCTGTCGCCGCAAGGACAGGCATTAGCGGCCAGTGCAACTGCCGGCAGCGGCGCCGTGTTCGACACGAAAAAAGTCGAACGCATCAAGCTGGCGATCGCCGACGGGCAGTTCCAGGTCAACTCTGAAAAAGTGGCAGACGGTCTCCTCGACACAGTCAAGGACTTGTTGCACTCACGAAATAGATAG
- a CDS encoding flagella synthesis protein FlgN, protein MQSVTPFSSLRDEQQLMTTLLALMKEEQRHLVAADIDAITELTARKTALVGQLSQLAAQRHQALAAAGFTAAEAGMEDWLVGASEAEAAPLWKALLETTREAKEQNRLNSLLVNKHMLHTQGALNAMRPTAQSGNFYGPSGQAMTNTASRRVVIG, encoded by the coding sequence ATGCAATCAGTGACTCCGTTTTCCAGCCTGCGCGACGAGCAACAGCTCATGACCACATTGCTGGCATTGATGAAAGAAGAACAGCGGCATCTGGTTGCGGCTGACATCGATGCAATCACGGAGCTCACCGCGCGCAAGACGGCACTCGTCGGACAATTGAGCCAGCTGGCGGCGCAACGCCACCAGGCGCTGGCGGCGGCCGGTTTCACGGCCGCCGAAGCGGGCATGGAAGACTGGCTGGTCGGTGCCAGCGAAGCCGAGGCGGCGCCCCTGTGGAAAGCCCTGCTCGAGACCACGCGCGAAGCCAAGGAACAGAACCGGTTGAATAGCCTGCTGGTCAACAAACACATGCTGCACACGCAAGGCGCCCTGAACGCCATGCGCCCCACGGCCCAGAGCGGCAACTTCTACGGCCCCAGCGGCCAAGCAATGACGAACACAGCCAGCCGGCGCGTCGTCATCGGCTAA
- a CDS encoding CPBP family glutamic-type intramembrane protease — protein MRRHARMLKARNFPLPQLAASLAALRVRMAAHPMRGALMLGVTVGAINFLIFVPLALAAVALFTSQQLGGTAAASLKDASTATILWIAVVWAPLFETLIGQWLPLEILRRYKVRTAVSLLASAALFSLLHVVNGAGILHAAITFIGGCTFAASYLTARSMGLAPAYVAAATAHACSNGLLLCLSLLFPGLAS, from the coding sequence ATGAGGAGACATGCACGGATGCTGAAAGCGAGGAATTTTCCGCTGCCGCAGTTGGCTGCCAGCCTGGCCGCCTTGCGGGTGCGCATGGCAGCGCACCCCATGCGGGGCGCGTTGATGTTGGGGGTGACCGTGGGCGCCATCAACTTTCTCATCTTCGTACCGTTGGCGCTGGCTGCCGTGGCCCTGTTCACCTCGCAGCAACTGGGTGGTACCGCTGCGGCATCCCTGAAAGACGCCAGCACGGCGACGATACTCTGGATAGCCGTCGTTTGGGCGCCGTTGTTCGAGACGCTCATCGGGCAGTGGCTGCCGCTGGAGATATTACGCCGTTACAAGGTGCGCACTGCGGTCAGCCTGCTGGCCAGCGCGGCACTTTTTTCCCTGCTCCATGTCGTGAACGGTGCCGGGATCTTGCACGCTGCCATCACCTTTATTGGCGGATGCACGTTCGCAGCCAGCTACCTGACGGCGCGCAGCATGGGCCTGGCGCCCGCGTATGTGGCGGCCGCCACGGCGCATGCTTGCAGCAATGGTTTATTGCTGTGCTTGTCGCTGCTGTTTCCGGGTTTGGCGTCGTGA
- a CDS encoding translation initiation factor Sui1, protein MKSSSLGGLVYSTETGRMCPACRQPLAQCACKAQAKAAPAGDGVVRVSRQTKGRGGKSVTVVKGLALDAIALALLGKQLRTQCGSGGTVKDGVIEVQGDHVETVMAALAKLGHQAKKAGG, encoded by the coding sequence ATGAAAAGCAGCTCCCTGGGCGGTCTAGTGTATTCCACCGAAACGGGCCGCATGTGCCCTGCCTGCCGCCAGCCGCTGGCGCAATGCGCGTGCAAGGCGCAGGCCAAGGCGGCGCCTGCGGGCGATGGCGTGGTGCGCGTGTCGCGCCAGACCAAGGGCCGTGGCGGCAAGAGCGTCACCGTGGTGAAAGGCTTGGCGCTGGACGCCATCGCCCTGGCGCTGCTGGGCAAGCAGTTGCGCACGCAGTGCGGCTCGGGCGGCACCGTCAAGGATGGAGTGATCGAAGTGCAGGGCGACCATGTCGAGACGGTGATGGCCGCGCTGGCCAAGCTGGGCCACCAGGCGAAAAAGGCCGGCGGCTGA
- the motD gene encoding flagellar motor protein MotD codes for MRRARRKYDEEPDNQDRWLISYADFITLLFAFFVVMYAISQVNEGKYRVFQNAIGQAFSLEKGAPPIIMEAPQAIALPNPALKRRTEALRREREHMTRLAQDLTSTLAPLVKEGKVRVTQTSRGVSVEINASVLFDPGAAGLTAESDQALRAVAVLLKDDTHDVQVEGHTDVQPISNSTFASNWELSAARASAVVRLFIASGMQASRLTAVGHADNIPVAPNATPEGRARNRRVAVTILSGIPETVTEVPTSPVAPAPAPAN; via the coding sequence ATGCGGCGCGCGCGCAGGAAGTATGACGAGGAACCGGACAACCAGGACCGCTGGCTGATCTCGTACGCCGACTTCATCACTTTGTTGTTCGCCTTTTTCGTCGTCATGTATGCGATTTCGCAAGTCAACGAAGGTAAATACCGCGTCTTCCAGAATGCCATCGGCCAGGCTTTCAGCCTGGAAAAGGGTGCGCCGCCCATCATCATGGAAGCACCGCAAGCCATTGCGCTGCCGAATCCCGCCCTGAAACGCCGCACTGAAGCCCTCCGCCGCGAGCGCGAACACATGACGCGCCTGGCGCAGGATCTCACGTCCACCCTGGCGCCGCTGGTCAAGGAAGGCAAGGTCAGGGTCACGCAGACGAGCCGCGGCGTGAGCGTGGAAATCAATGCCAGTGTGCTGTTCGACCCGGGCGCCGCAGGGCTGACGGCCGAGTCGGACCAGGCCTTGCGCGCCGTGGCCGTGCTGCTCAAGGATGACACGCACGACGTGCAGGTGGAAGGGCATACGGATGTGCAGCCCATCAGCAATTCGACCTTTGCCTCGAACTGGGAATTGTCGGCCGCGCGCGCCAGCGCCGTGGTGCGCCTGTTCATCGCCAGCGGCATGCAGGCGTCGCGCCTGACGGCCGTGGGACATGCCGACAATATCCCCGTGGCGCCGAATGCCACGCCGGAAGGGCGCGCGCGCAACCGCAGGGTCGCCGTGACGATTTTGTCGGGCATCCCCGAGACGGTGACGGAAGTGCCGACGTCGCCCGTCGCACCTGCGCCGGCGCCGGCCAACTGA
- a CDS encoding flagellar motor protein, which yields MDWSSVIGLALALAGLLVGQALEGGKMASLLQPAAFAIVIVGTFGAVLLQTRLRTFVRGLEMLRWVFLPPADTRAALARDIGQWSLTARRDGTLALERLMENTADRFNAKGLRMIVDGIAPDKLRQLLDVEISAYEMAERQAVKVWESAAGYSPTIGILGAVLGLIHVMENLTDPSKLGSGIAVAFVSTIYGVGLANLLFLPVANKLKAIVSRRVLQYEITAAVLYDIATGDHTRIIEERVASLLHEH from the coding sequence GTGGACTGGTCCAGCGTAATCGGGCTGGCGCTGGCGCTGGCGGGCCTTCTGGTCGGCCAGGCACTGGAAGGCGGCAAGATGGCCTCCCTGCTGCAGCCGGCCGCCTTTGCCATCGTCATCGTCGGCACCTTCGGCGCCGTGCTGCTGCAAACGCGGCTGCGTACTTTCGTGCGCGGCCTGGAAATGCTGCGCTGGGTGTTTTTGCCGCCGGCCGATACGCGCGCCGCGCTGGCGCGCGACATCGGGCAATGGAGCTTGACGGCGCGCCGCGATGGCACGCTGGCGCTCGAACGCCTGATGGAAAACACGGCCGACCGTTTCAACGCCAAGGGTTTGCGCATGATCGTCGACGGCATCGCCCCCGACAAGCTGCGCCAGTTGCTCGACGTGGAGATCTCTGCCTACGAAATGGCCGAGCGCCAGGCCGTCAAGGTGTGGGAGTCGGCGGCCGGCTATTCGCCCACCATCGGTATTCTGGGCGCCGTGCTGGGCTTGATCCATGTCATGGAAAACCTCACCGACCCGAGTAAATTGGGCAGCGGCATCGCCGTGGCGTTTGTATCGACCATCTACGGTGTGGGCCTGGCCAATCTGCTGTTCTTGCCGGTGGCCAATAAACTCAAGGCCATCGTCTCGCGCCGGGTGCTGCAATATGAAATCACGGCCGCCGTGCTGTACGACATCGCCACGGGCGACCACACGCGCATCATCGAAGAGCGCGTGGCCAGCCTGCTGCACGAGCACTGA
- a CDS encoding RNA polymerase sigma factor FliA: MYTVKGKSNKDYLLTEHIPLVKRLAHHMKAKLPPSVEVDDLIQAGMIGLLDAISRYEETHGAQFETYAVLRIRGAMLDELRTSDWLPRSMRQNMRKIEEAMSILQQRLGHPPTESEVAKLLKMSLVDYQEMLGDGGGHQLLYYEDFHDPDGNDSFLDRHCVDEDSDPLRSLLDTDFRQSVIDAIDALPPREKMLMGLYYEEELNLKEIGAVMGVSESRVSQLHTQAVARLRATLRELAWTGPA; the protein is encoded by the coding sequence ATGTACACGGTCAAAGGGAAATCGAACAAGGACTATTTGCTGACGGAGCACATTCCGCTGGTGAAGCGTCTGGCGCACCATATGAAGGCGAAATTGCCGCCTTCGGTCGAGGTCGATGACCTGATCCAGGCCGGCATGATCGGCCTGCTCGACGCCATCAGCCGCTATGAAGAGACGCATGGCGCGCAGTTCGAGACATATGCCGTGCTGCGCATCCGCGGCGCCATGCTCGACGAATTGCGCACCAGCGACTGGTTGCCGCGCAGCATGCGCCAGAACATGCGCAAGATCGAAGAGGCGATGAGCATCCTGCAGCAGCGCCTGGGACACCCGCCGACGGAATCGGAAGTGGCGAAATTGCTGAAAATGTCGCTCGTCGATTACCAGGAAATGCTGGGCGACGGCGGCGGCCACCAGTTGCTGTACTACGAAGACTTTCATGACCCGGACGGCAATGACAGCTTTCTCGACCGCCATTGCGTGGACGAGGACAGCGACCCCTTGCGGTCCCTGCTCGATACCGATTTCCGGCAATCCGTGATCGATGCCATCGACGCGCTGCCGCCACGCGAGAAAATGCTCATGGGCCTGTACTACGAAGAAGAGCTGAACCTGAAGGAGATCGGCGCGGTGATGGGCGTGTCCGAATCGCGTGTCTCGCAGCTGCATACCCAGGCCGTCGCACGCCTGCGGGCAACCTTGAGGGAGCTGGCGTGGACTGGTCCAGCGTAA
- a CDS encoding antiactivator of flagellar biosynthesis FleN protein, producing the protein MANFDFDQAEGLRRMLAGPQPRVMTFLSATPQDDKGAMLVNLGASLVYGGNDVLLLDASGGSDGVAARLGLAHGASLRDVARQQCALNQVIHQVPQGFGVASLGARNHLMDSMDYAGEEELRRLGKTFEVMARQSGIVLVDGVMADEGDCFPVPLMASSDIVVQVSTSATSIKAAYCLIKRLSQELGRRPFGILVTGASESEAKVVYDNMAQAASRYLAVKLTSMGSVPADEYLHRAARLGRSVVDAFPLAGASVAFRGLAERLARSAAPVLGGTLYQTGSPHQFSV; encoded by the coding sequence TTGGCTAATTTTGATTTCGACCAGGCCGAAGGCTTGCGTCGCATGCTGGCCGGCCCGCAGCCGCGGGTGATGACTTTTCTCTCTGCCACGCCGCAGGACGACAAGGGTGCCATGCTGGTCAACCTGGGCGCCTCGCTGGTCTACGGCGGCAATGACGTGCTGCTGCTCGACGCCAGCGGCGGCAGCGATGGCGTCGCTGCGCGCCTGGGACTGGCGCACGGCGCCAGCCTGCGCGACGTGGCGCGCCAGCAGTGCGCCTTGAACCAGGTCATCCACCAGGTGCCGCAAGGCTTCGGCGTAGCCAGCCTGGGTGCGCGCAACCACCTGATGGACAGCATGGACTATGCGGGCGAGGAAGAACTGCGCCGCCTGGGCAAGACCTTCGAGGTGATGGCGCGCCAGAGCGGCATCGTGCTGGTCGACGGCGTCATGGCCGACGAGGGCGATTGCTTTCCCGTGCCGCTGATGGCCTCGTCCGATATCGTGGTGCAAGTGTCGACCAGCGCCACTTCGATCAAGGCGGCATACTGCCTGATCAAGCGCCTGAGCCAGGAACTGGGACGCCGTCCGTTTGGCATTCTGGTCACCGGCGCTTCCGAATCCGAGGCAAAAGTGGTATACGATAATATGGCGCAGGCGGCGAGCCGTTACCTGGCCGTGAAACTGACCTCGATGGGGTCGGTGCCTGCCGATGAGTATCTGCACCGCGCGGCGCGTCTGGGCCGCAGCGTGGTCGATGCCTTTCCGCTGGCGGGAGCTTCGGTGGCGTTTCGCGGACTGGCCGAGCGGCTGGCCCGTTCGGCGGCGCCGGTGCTCGGTGGCACCTTGTACCAGACGGGGAGCCCGCACCAGTTCAGCGTCTGA
- the flhF gene encoding flagellar biosynthesis protein FlhF, with protein MNVKKFTGASSRDALRKVREALGPDAVILSNRQADGVVEILALANDDAASLASPPAASEMSQPRPQLQTQFATPQRPAAPAQRPAAPRPAAPRQAAGEPVDMARMQQMMASALAHVKENAAAEMSGMMNEIRAMRGMMETQLAEISWGSTQQREPQKAVVLREMLAAGFSASLARYLIDKLPAGLDGAQSMRWIKTVLSRNLNTVANEDAMLEQGGVFALVGPTGVGKTTSTAKLAARCVMRHGPEKLALITTDAYRIGAHEQLRIYGKILGVMVHSVKDEADLRIALKELKNKHTVLIDTVGVSQRDQMVTEQVAMLSGAGADVKRLLCLNSTATQETLNEVVRAYQGSGLAGCIMTKLDEAASIGNVLDVVIRQKLNLFYVSNGQRVPEDLYLADRGYLIDRAFKLKRDAAATQFSDAELPLLMAQAAARNNEARGVRLG; from the coding sequence ATGAATGTGAAGAAATTTACGGGCGCCTCGTCGCGCGATGCGCTGCGCAAGGTGCGCGAAGCGCTGGGCCCCGATGCCGTGATCTTGTCGAACCGCCAGGCCGATGGCGTGGTGGAAATCCTCGCGCTGGCCAATGACGATGCCGCTTCGCTGGCCTCGCCGCCGGCCGCGTCCGAAATGTCCCAGCCCCGTCCCCAGTTGCAGACCCAGTTCGCCACGCCGCAGCGTCCGGCCGCCCCGGCCCAGCGCCCGGCTGCGCCGCGTCCTGCCGCGCCGCGCCAGGCAGCCGGCGAGCCAGTGGACATGGCCCGCATGCAGCAGATGATGGCCAGCGCGCTGGCGCACGTCAAAGAGAACGCCGCCGCCGAGATGAGCGGCATGATGAATGAAATCCGCGCCATGCGCGGCATGATGGAAACCCAGCTGGCGGAAATCTCATGGGGCTCGACGCAGCAGCGCGAGCCGCAAAAAGCCGTGGTGCTGCGCGAAATGCTGGCAGCAGGTTTTTCGGCCAGCCTGGCGCGCTACCTGATCGACAAGCTGCCCGCCGGCCTCGATGGCGCGCAAAGCATGCGCTGGATCAAGACCGTCCTGAGCCGTAACCTGAATACGGTGGCCAATGAAGACGCCATGCTGGAGCAGGGCGGCGTGTTTGCCCTGGTAGGCCCGACCGGTGTCGGCAAGACCACCAGCACGGCCAAGCTGGCGGCCCGCTGCGTTATGCGCCACGGCCCGGAAAAGCTGGCCCTGATCACCACGGATGCCTACCGTATCGGCGCGCACGAACAGCTGCGCATCTACGGCAAGATCCTCGGCGTGATGGTGCATTCGGTGAAGGATGAAGCGGACTTGCGCATCGCCCTGAAGGAATTGAAGAACAAGCACACGGTGCTGATCGATACGGTGGGCGTGAGCCAGCGCGACCAGATGGTCACGGAACAAGTGGCCATGCTGTCGGGCGCCGGCGCCGACGTAAAACGTTTGCTGTGCCTGAACTCCACCGCGACGCAGGAAACGTTGAACGAGGTGGTGCGTGCCTACCAGGGCAGCGGCCTGGCAGGCTGCATCATGACCAAGCTCGATGAAGCGGCCTCGATCGGCAATGTGCTCGACGTGGTGATCCGCCAGAAACTGAACCTGTTTTATGTGTCGAACGGCCAGCGCGTGCCGGAAGACCTGTACCTGGCCGACCGCGGCTATCTGATCGACCGCGCCTTCAAGCTCAAGCGCGATGCGGCGGCGACGCAGTTTTCCGATGCCGAACTGCCGCTGCTGATGGCGCAGGCAGCTGCCCGCAACAATGAAGCGCGCGGGGTGCGCCTTGGCTAA
- the flhA gene encoding flagellar biosynthesis protein FlhA, with protein MNGLRLPAWLSGMSSNASKGIAAPVIIIMLLAMMVLPLPAFILDIFFSFNIALSIIVLLTALYTVKPLDFMAFPTILLVSTMLRLSLNVASTRVVLTEGHTGADAAGKVIEAFGHFLIGGNYTVGIVVFIILTIINFTVVTKGAGRIAEVGARFALDAMPGKQMAIDADLNAGLIGEDEARRRRTEVAQEAEFYGAMDGASKYVRGDAIAGIMVTVINIVGGLLVGLLQHDMGFADALKNYTLLAIGDGLVAQIPSLIISTAAGIVVSRVASDQDIGTQLVGQLFAKPQVLYITAGIIGGMGLIPGMPNMVFILLASALAGSAYLISKKRTQEKAAAEKPAEVPQATVAPEQEEASWQDIMPVDTLGLEVGYRLIPLVDKTQGGELLKRIKGIRKKFAQEVGFLAPPVHIRDNLELKPSAYRITLKGVEVGVGEAFNGQFLAINPGMASGSLPGLATSDPAFGLPATWIDASLRDQAQSMGYTVVDAGTVVATHLNHLITSHASELLGRAEVQSLLDHLGKDAPRLVEDLVPKMLSLSTLQKVLQNLLAEGVHIRDMRTIIETLAEHTVNTQDPNDLTALVRVSLGRAIVQQLFPGAAELSVMTLDSRLERLLMQAMGNGGDGAGIEPGLADTIAHQAGLAAQQQEALGLTPVLLVPAPLRALLSRFLRRALPQLKVLSHAEVPETKTIRVTSLVGAQ; from the coding sequence ATGAACGGCCTGAGATTGCCAGCTTGGCTCAGCGGTATGAGCAGCAACGCCAGCAAGGGCATCGCCGCGCCGGTCATCATTATCATGCTGCTGGCGATGATGGTGCTGCCGCTGCCGGCCTTCATCCTCGACATTTTCTTCAGTTTCAATATCGCGCTGTCCATCATCGTCCTGCTGACGGCGCTGTACACGGTCAAACCGCTCGACTTCATGGCGTTCCCGACCATCCTGCTGGTGTCGACCATGCTGCGCCTGTCGCTGAACGTGGCGTCCACGCGCGTGGTGCTGACAGAAGGCCATACGGGCGCCGACGCGGCCGGTAAAGTGATTGAAGCGTTCGGCCACTTCCTGATCGGTGGCAACTATACGGTCGGTATCGTGGTGTTCATCATTTTGACCATCATCAACTTTACCGTGGTGACCAAGGGTGCGGGCCGTATCGCCGAGGTGGGTGCCCGCTTCGCGCTGGACGCCATGCCCGGTAAACAGATGGCCATCGATGCCGACCTGAACGCTGGCCTGATCGGCGAAGACGAAGCGCGCCGCCGCCGCACGGAAGTGGCGCAGGAAGCGGAATTCTATGGCGCCATGGACGGTGCCAGCAAATACGTGCGCGGCGACGCCATCGCCGGCATCATGGTCACCGTCATCAATATCGTTGGCGGCCTGCTGGTGGGCTTGCTGCAGCACGACATGGGCTTTGCCGATGCGCTCAAGAATTACACCCTGCTGGCCATCGGTGACGGCCTGGTGGCACAGATTCCTTCGCTGATCATTTCCACGGCAGCCGGTATCGTCGTCTCGCGCGTGGCCAGCGACCAGGACATCGGCACCCAGTTGGTGGGCCAATTGTTTGCGAAACCGCAAGTGCTATATATTACCGCCGGCATCATCGGCGGCATGGGCTTGATTCCCGGCATGCCGAACATGGTCTTCATCCTGCTGGCTTCCGCGCTGGCCGGCTCCGCCTATTTGATCAGCAAGAAACGCACGCAGGAAAAAGCGGCGGCCGAGAAGCCGGCCGAAGTGCCGCAAGCGACCGTGGCGCCCGAGCAGGAAGAGGCAAGCTGGCAAGACATCATGCCAGTCGATACCCTGGGCCTGGAAGTGGGCTACCGCTTGATTCCCCTGGTCGACAAGACGCAGGGTGGAGAATTGCTCAAGCGCATCAAAGGCATTCGCAAGAAATTTGCCCAGGAAGTGGGCTTTCTGGCGCCGCCCGTGCATATCCGCGACAACCTGGAATTGAAGCCGTCCGCCTACCGCATCACCCTCAAGGGCGTGGAAGTGGGCGTGGGCGAGGCGTTCAATGGTCAGTTCCTGGCGATCAATCCCGGCATGGCCAGCGGCAGCTTGCCGGGCCTGGCCACCAGCGACCCCGCGTTCGGCTTGCCCGCCACCTGGATCGACGCCAGCTTGCGCGACCAGGCACAATCGATGGGCTACACGGTCGTCGATGCGGGCACCGTGGTGGCCACGCACTTGAATCACCTGATCACCTCGCACGCGTCCGAGCTGCTGGGCCGTGCCGAAGTGCAATCGCTGCTCGATCACCTGGGCAAGGATGCGCCGCGCCTGGTGGAAGACCTGGTGCCGAAGATGCTGTCGCTGTCGACCCTGCAAAAAGTGCTGCAGAACCTGCTGGCCGAGGGCGTGCACATCCGCGACATGCGCACCATCATCGAAACCCTGGCCGAGCATACGGTCAATACGCAAGACCCGAACGATCTGACGGCGCTGGTGCGCGTGTCCCTGGGCCGCGCCATCGTGCAGCAACTGTTCCCCGGCGCCGCCGAACTGTCCGTGATGACCCTCGACAGCCGCCTGGAGCGTCTGCTGATGCAAGCCATGGGCAATGGCGGCGATGGCGCCGGCATCGAGCCGGGCCTGGCCGATACCATCGCCCACCAGGCGGGCCTGGCCGCGCAGCAGCAGGAAGCGCTGGGCCTGACGCCCGTGCTGCTGGTGCCGGCGCCGCTGCGCGCACTGCTGTCGCGCTTCCTGCGCCGCGCCCTGCCGCAGCTGAAAGTGCTGTCGCATGCGGAAGTGCCGGAAACCAAGACCATCCGCGTCACCAGCCTGGTGGGCGCGCAATAG
- the flhB gene encoding flagellar biosynthesis protein FlhB — MSEDSDAEKTEAASPKRLEQAREEGDVPRSREVATFTVLMASGCCLWFAGDAIVRRLTAVMVSGLTLDREQILNPDAMMLRIGYDVGSVLLTCLPYAAAIMLVALASPVLVGGWLFSSKAFTPNFGKLNPIRGLGNMFSKNALVELLKAVAKTIVVGVVAWMVMQHQKDAVLGLSVESLRAGSAHLISLLITAFLLIVGALGLIAAIDGPYQMWHYANKMKMSLQEVKQESKESDGNPQIKAKIRQMQHEMSRRRMMADVPTADVVVTNPTHYAVALKYGENSRGAPQVVAKGIDEVAAKIRELAGEHKVAILEAPALARALYKHTDIGDEIPEALYGAVAEVLAYVFQLRSYGSGHGQRPDKPKKLDVPPELDPLDPASQTKAAADAADKNKGSTP, encoded by the coding sequence CGACGTTCCGCGATCGCGTGAAGTGGCAACGTTTACGGTGCTGATGGCGTCCGGCTGCTGCCTGTGGTTTGCCGGCGACGCCATCGTGCGCCGGCTGACGGCGGTCATGGTCTCCGGCTTGACCCTGGACCGGGAGCAAATCCTCAATCCCGACGCGATGATGTTACGCATCGGCTACGACGTGGGCTCAGTCTTGCTGACCTGCCTGCCGTACGCCGCAGCCATCATGCTCGTCGCCCTGGCCTCGCCCGTGCTGGTGGGCGGCTGGCTGTTCAGTTCCAAGGCATTCACCCCCAATTTTGGCAAGCTCAATCCGATTCGCGGCCTGGGAAATATGTTTTCGAAGAATGCGCTGGTGGAGTTGCTCAAGGCCGTCGCCAAGACCATCGTCGTCGGCGTCGTTGCCTGGATGGTGATGCAGCACCAGAAAGATGCCGTGCTGGGCCTGTCGGTGGAATCGCTGCGCGCCGGTTCGGCCCATCTGATCAGCCTGCTGATCACGGCCTTCTTGCTGATCGTGGGCGCGCTGGGCCTGATCGCCGCCATCGACGGCCCCTACCAGATGTGGCACTACGCTAACAAGATGAAAATGTCCTTGCAGGAAGTCAAGCAAGAGTCGAAGGAGTCGGACGGCAATCCGCAGATCAAGGCGAAGATCCGCCAGATGCAGCATGAAATGTCGCGCCGCCGCATGATGGCCGACGTGCCGACAGCCGACGTGGTGGTGACCAATCCTACCCACTACGCGGTGGCCTTGAAGTATGGCGAGAATTCGCGCGGCGCGCCGCAGGTGGTGGCCAAGGGCATCGACGAGGTGGCGGCGAAGATCCGCGAACTGGCGGGCGAGCACAAGGTTGCCATCCTGGAAGCGCCGGCCCTGGCGCGTGCGCTGTACAAGCACACGGACATCGGCGACGAGATTCCCGAGGCCTTGTATGGCGCCGTGGCCGAAGTGCTGGCGTATGTGTTCCAGCTGCGCAGCTACGGCAGTGGCCACGGCCAGCGCCCCGACAAGCCGAAAAAACTCGACGTGCCGCCCGAGCTCGATCCGCTGGACCCCGCATCGCAGACCAAAGCCGCAGCAGACGCGGCAGACAAGAATAAAGGAAGTACACCATGA